One window from the genome of Grus americana isolate bGruAme1 chromosome 14, bGruAme1.mat, whole genome shotgun sequence encodes:
- the ARSI gene encoding arylsulfatase I has product MAVYALTGFSLVSLLSFGYLSWDWMKPSLVADIATDPVEKSLPPAFARPPHIVFILTDDQGYHDVGYHGSDIQTPTLDRLAAEGVKLENYYIQPICTPSRSQLITGRYQIHTGLQHSIIRPRQPNCLPLDQVTLPQKLQEAGYSTHMVGKWHLGFYKKECLPTRRGFDTFLGSLTGNVDYYTYDNCDGPGVCGYDLHEGEDVAWDQSGKYSTFLYTQRVSKILASHSPKEPIFIYVAFQAVHTPLQSPKEYIYRYRSMGNVARRKYAAMVTCMDEAVKNITWALKKYGYYDNSVIVFSTDNGGQTFSGGSNWPLRGRKGTYWEGGVRGIGFVHSPLIKRKRRTSWALVHITDWYPTLVSLARGNLSNVPGLDGYNVWPAISEGKESPRTEILHNIDPLYNHAKYGSLEDGFGIWNTAVQASIRVGEWKLLTGDPGYSDWIPPQTLTNFPGSWWNLERLTDGLRKSVWLFNITADPYERYDLSDQRPDVVRTLLMRLVHYNRTAIPVRYPAENPRAHPDFNGGAWGPWASEEDGDEWEGGGEPLKSRNKKKKCKICKLRSFFRKLNTRLMSNRI; this is encoded by the exons ATGGCCGTCTATGCCCTCACGGGCTTTTCGCTCGTCAGCCTGCTCAGCTTTGGCTATTTATCCTGGGACTGGATGAAGCCCAGTTTGGTGGCCGACATAGCCACGGACCCCGTGGAGAAATCACTGCCTCCCGCCTTTGCCAGGCCACCCCACATCGTCTTTATTCTGACCGACGACCAGGGCTACCACGACGTCGGGTATCATGGCTCAGATATCCAGACACCAACGCTGGACAGGCTGGCAGCGGAGGGCGTTAAGCTGGAGAACTACTACATCCAGCCCATCTGCACCCCGTCTCGGAGCCAGCTGATAACCGGCAG GTACCAGATCCACACAGGGCTGCAGCACTCCATCATCCGCCCTCGGCAGCCCAACTGCCTGCCCCTCGACCAGGTCACCCTGCCCCAGAAGCTGCAGGAAGCTGGCTATTCCACACACATGGTGGGCAAGTGGCATCTTGGCTTCTACAAGAAGGAGTGCCTGCCCACCCGCCGGGGCTTCGACACCTTCCTGGGCTCCCTGACGGGCAATGTGGACTACTACACCTATGACAACTGTGATGGGCCGGGTGTCTGCGGCTACGACCTACACGAAGGAGAGGACGTGGCTTGGGACCAGAGCGGGAAGTACTCCACCTTCCTCTACACCCAGCGCGTCAGCAAGATCCTGGCATCCCACAGCCCCAAAGAGCCCATCTTCATCTATGTGGCCTTCCAAGCGGTCCACACACCTCTGCAGTCGCCCAAGGAGTACATCTACCGCTACCGCTCCATGGGCAACGTTGCTCGCCGCAAGTATGCCGCCATGGTGACGTGCATGGACGAGGCAGTGAAGAACATCACCTGGGCCCTCAAGAAGTATGGTTATTATGACAACAGCGTGATCGTGTTCTCCACCGACAATGGCGGGCAGACCTTCTCCGGGGGAAGCAACTGGCCACTACGGGGCCGCAAAGGGACGTACTGGGAAGGGGGAGTCCGTGGCATCGGTTTTGTCCACAGTCCCCTGATCAAGCGCAAGCGCCGGACCAGCTGGGCACTGGTTCACATCACAGACTGGTACCCGACTCTGGTCAGCCTGGCCAGGGGCAACCTGAGCAACGTCCCAGGCCTGGATGGCTACAACGTCTGGCCTGCCATCAGCGAGGGCAAGGAGTCGCCGCGAACCGAAATCCTGCACAACATCGACCCCCTGTACAACCATGCCAAGTACGGCTCCTTGGAGGACGGCTTTGGCATCTGGAACACGGCTGTGCAAGCCTCCATCCGGGTTGGGGAGTGGAAACTCCTCACCGGTGACCCGGGGTACAGCGACTGGATCCCCCCACAGACCCTGACCAACTtcccagggagctggtggaacCTGGAGCGTCTCACTGATGGCCTAAGAAAGTCCGTGTGGCTCTTCAACATCACTGCCGACCCCTACGAGCGTTACGACCTCTCGGACCAGCGCCCAGATGTGGTCAGGACCCTCCTGATGAGGTTGGTGCACTACAACCGGACGGCCATCCCGGTGCGGTACCCCGCAGAGAACCCTCGGGCTCACCCGGACTTCAACGGCGGTGCCTGGGGACCTTGGGCCAGCGAGGAGGACGGGGATGAGTGGGAAGGCGGCGGGGAGCCCCTGAAGAGTaggaacaagaagaagaagtgCAAGATCTGCAAGCTACGCTCCTTCTTCCGCAAGCTGAACACCAGGCTCATGTCCAACCGCATCTGA